The Paenibacillus pabuli DNA segment TATGACAGAAGTCGTGAGCAAGATCATCCAATTTGGATTTGAGGAAGTAGGTCTGGAACGAATTCAAGCCAGATGTATGGTGGATAATACGGGTTCGGCCAAGGTGATGGAGAAGGTAGGCATGAAGTTCGAGCCACTTCTCGAGCATTCACAGCATATAACCGCCAATGGGGCGTAACCATATCCAGTTCACGTTCAATCCGTTCTTTCTGAGCTTCGATGGAGCTATCCAATACTTCCTCGCTCTCCAATTCCTGGCTCTGGCGTCCTGTCATGGCAACCGCTCTGGCTCCAGCCGAGCGTTTCCGGAAGTCATCTGCTCCTGCTTCATTTCCCATATCCGCGGCTGTACCCCTTATACGAACCTGTCTCCCGAGCGCAGGCCAATAAAATGTCAGTGCCACGTGCGGGTTATCCTCCAACTGCCTTCCTTTCCGACTCTCGGAACTGGATGCAAAGTAAAACGCCTCATCAATGACATTTTTCAAAATCAATACTCGGGCATCCGGATAACCATCTTGATCCACCGTTGAAATTGTCATGGCATGAGGTTCCTTCACATTGGCCTTAATCGCCACTTGCAACCAGTCCAAAAATAATTCCCCAGGACGATCTGGTAAATGATGTATGTCCCAAGGAGGGAAAGGCCCAGACAATGCATGCAAACTCCGCAACAACTCACTCGATTCAGCACTCATTTGATCACTCCCATCTTCCAATTCATTCCATTGTATCGTAATTGTAATGTGCTGGAAACTCCTCTGAACCAAATTCAATTCAAATGGCTCACCATATTCA contains these protein-coding regions:
- a CDS encoding GNAT family N-acetyltransferase; protein product: MTEVVSKIIQFGFEEVGLERIQARCMVDNTGSAKVMEKVGMKFEPLLEHSQHITANGA